ACCTGTATATTTCAATTATAGATTGTATTAATTATTTTCGAGCAAATTTTAAAGAAGTTGTCACTAATTAAACATTAGAAATATTTAGATTATAATTTGTAATACAGATATAATAGAATTTCTACTTAATATTTAAGCCACTAATTATTTAGATTGTAATATCTTGTCTTGGCGAATTTGTAAAGGTAATTTACCATACATATTTTTAAATAAATTTCTTGCTGTTCGTTGATTTGTTAATCCATTTTTATCCATTAATTGTTTGATTGATATATTAGAAGATAAAAGATCTTGATACAATGATGCTAGTCTTAAACGATAAATATATTGAATAATTGTAATTCCTGTTTGTTGTTTAAATATTCTTGACAAATAGCTTGAATTATAACCAAATTTATTGGCCAAAATATTTACACTTAAATGTTCTACATAGTGTTCATTGATATAAACAATAATTTCTTTGAGACTGCTTGTACTTTGTAAAAGTGGATTTGTATCATCAGTGAAATTTAAAATTAATTCTTTCATAATTAATAGGATAATTACTCCTAAGTCAAACAAATATCCTTTATAACCTTGTTTAACTAAAGAATTAATTTTAAGTAACAATCCAAATATTTGTTTATAAGCTTTTGAATAACACTTCGTAATTTCAAAATTAATATTTTCAGGATGAGGATAATAATTTTCAATAAATTTTAAAGGAACTTGTAATACTAAGGACTGATTAGGAATGTTTTCTACTGCATGTACCACTCCTGAGGGAACTACTATAAATTGTTGGGGATTAACAATTTGTTCTTTACCATTAAACATAAAAGTTAGTCGTCCAGAAATGACTCCCACTATTTCAATACTACTATGCCAATGAAAGGGTACATAACCATTATTTCTAACTAAAGATTCATAAAAGCGAATCCCAATATCAAAATTTGTAATCACATTTTCATGATGAAGTTTACTCATTTTATTCCCCCAAAATATTACATTTATTACTTTATTAAGTTAGTTTATTTACTAATCCAACTTATAGTATTGCTCTGTATCATCCGGCAACATATGATATAGCTGTTATCTAAATAACAATTATTATACTATAAGGAGCATAAATATATGACATTAATAAAAAATCCGATAATTTCAGGTATGGCGCCAGATCCCTCAATTATTCGTGTAAACAATGATTATTATCTAGCTACTTCAACATTTCATTGGAAGCCAGCAATTCAAATTTTCCATTCTACAGATTTATGTAATTGGAATTTAATTACTTACGCATTAACTAATAACAAAATTGATTTGCGTGGAACAAATACACCTGCTGGTATTTGGGCTCCTCATTTATCGTTCGATACTCAAACACAAAAATTTTGGTTAGTGTATTCACATATGCAAAATATGGCAGGTAGAGAATTTAATGCTGAATCATT
The nucleotide sequence above comes from Bombilactobacillus bombi. Encoded proteins:
- a CDS encoding AraC family transcriptional regulator, with the protein product MSKLHHENVITNFDIGIRFYESLVRNNGYVPFHWHSSIEIVGVISGRLTFMFNGKEQIVNPQQFIVVPSGVVHAVENIPNQSLVLQVPLKFIENYYPHPENINFEITKCYSKAYKQIFGLLLKINSLVKQGYKGYLFDLGVIILLIMKELILNFTDDTNPLLQSTSSLKEIIVYINEHYVEHLSVNILANKFGYNSSYLSRIFKQQTGITIIQYIYRLRLASLYQDLLSSNISIKQLMDKNGLTNQRTARNLFKNMYGKLPLQIRQDKILQSK